AAGGATCGATGCGAAGAAATGCGTCAAGCTCGCTTGAACATGCCGCGGCGCAGCTCCGAGCAGGCATGGGCGCAGCACGACGCGGCCGTGAAAGCCTTGCGGAACTTCGTGAGCGGGCATGCGACATCCTCCGGACATGGCTCTCCAACCAAGACAGTATCCTCCAAAAGGACCCGGCACTGAGCTTGGACCGTAGACAAGCTCACGTAGGACATCGCGTCGGATGAATTACTCCTCGCGATCTCGCCCGCTCAGATCATCGCGTCGGAAAAGCCGCTCAGTTCGCATCACATAGACCATGAAAACAAGTTCTCCTGCCACGCGGTAGAAGATGCGCAGTGGCGGAATGACCAAATGCCGGTATTCCGTGCCCCGGAGTTCCATGGGACAGGATCCCATCTCCGGACAGGTCTCCAGGTGATCCACCCGCTCGAAAACCCGTCTCACCAAACGCTTCGCAGCCGCAGGATCATCGAGCGAGATGTAGTCGGCAATCTCGTCGAGGTCTTCGAGCGCCGGTTCGGTCCAAATCACTCGAGCCATCGCGCCATCCTCCGCTTCGCGTCCTGATGAGGAACTACCCGGCCTTCTAGGATGGACTTCTCTCCACGAGCAACCCCTTCAAGAATCTCCAGTTTCTTTTGCATGCGGGAGAAGGTCTCGACACCCACCAGATAGGCTGCCGGCAAGCCGTGTTGGGTGATCAACACGGGCTCCTGATGCTCAGCCAACCCATCGATGATCTCCGTCGCCCGGCGCTTCAAGGTTGTGACCAATTCGCTCCTCATGAAGTGACACTAAAGTGATACTCCGAGGCAGTCAATTCGCCGGTTGTCGGGATTTCTCATCGACTCCGTCCCCGCCATTCCGAAGCCTTCCGGCGGGCACGCCCTTGGCACTTGGAACTTCTTACTTGGAACTTCGATGCTCTACCACTCGACCAACAATCCCGCCCACCGGGTGGACCTGAAGGAAGCGATCCTCCGCTCCCTGCCGCCGGACAATGGCCTCTACATGCCGGACACGTTGCCGGTGCTGGGGCCGGAATTCTGGGCGATCTGGCGCGAGCTGACCTTCCAGGAAATCGGCTACGCGGTGGCACATGCATTCTTCCATGAGGACGTGCCGGCCGCGGCGCTGAAGGAAATCGTCGAGGGCACGCTGGCCTTCGATGCCCCGGTAGTCCCGCTCGCTCCCGGCGATCACATCCTCGAGCTCTTCCACGGCCCGACGCTCGCCTTCAAGGACTTCGGCGCGCGCTTCATGGCCCGCCTGATGGGCTGGCTGGTCCGAGGTGACAACCGCGAGCTCACAGTCCTCGTCGCCACCTCCGGCGACACCGGTGGTGCTGTCGCCTCGGCCTTCCACCAGGTCCCCGGCACGCGCGTCATCATCCTTTATCCGAAGGGCAAGGTCTCGGGCCTGCAGGAGAAGCAACTCACCGCGCTCGGCGGCAACGTCACCGCACTGGAGATCGACGGCACCTTCGATGACTGCCAGCGCCTTGTGAAGTCCGCCTTCCTCGACCGCGAACTCTCCGAGCGCCTCAACCTGACCTCGGCGAACTCGATCAATCTCGCGCGCCTCGTTCCGCAGAGCTTCTACTACATCCATAGTGCTCGCCAGCTTCCGGAAGGAGTCGAGCCGGTGTTCGTCATCCCGTCCGGCAACTTCGGCAATCTCACCGCCGGTCTGCTCGCCATGCAGCTCGGCCTGCCGGTGAAGAAATTCATCGCGGCCACCAACGCCAACGACGTGGTCCCCGCCTATCTCAAGAGCGGCAACTACCAGCCGCGGTCGAGCACCGCGACGATCTCGAACGCCATGGACGTCGGCGCGCCATCGAACTTCGCCCGCATGCAAGCGCTCTTCGGCAGTTCATGGGAAGCGATGCGCGGGAAGATCGAGGGCACCTCCTTCACCGACGACCAGACCCGCGCGGCGATCCGCGAGGTGAAGTCGCTCTATAACTACGAGATCGACCCACACGGCGCGGTCGGCTGGCTCGCCGCCCGCAAGTGGCGCTCCGCGAACCCCGGCAATGCCACGATCACGCTGGAGACCGCGCATCCTTCGAAGTTCCTCGACGTGATGGAGCAGGAGATCGGCAAGGGTTCCGTCGAGATCCCCGAACGCCTCGCCATCCTCGCCGACCGCGAAAAAGTCGCGGTGCAACTCCCCGCCGACGAAGGCAGCTTCAAGGACTGGCTGAACCGCTGAACCGCTGATCCTTCCGCTTTGGAACACAGCCGTTCAGCAGGCTCTATTTCCCGTCCCAACAGGGCAGCTCATTCTTCGTCCCAACGGGACGGCTCATAATAGCCTGGCACGAAGTGCCAGGCAAAAACGCCCGCGACCAACGCGTCACAACGTGACGCCTCATGCGTCTAACAGCTGCATTCCCGGCCCGGATCCGAGCAACCATCGAATGGCGCTCTGCGTCGGACAAACACGGCACCGTCCCCGACGCGCGGAAGTTTTGCGATAAGACCGCACCACCCCGCATGAAGTCTCCCGTGGGGAGACCAAGCCACTGCCTTGCCTGACCCGGCACTTCGTGCCGGGCTTTTATGAATCGTCCCGTTGGGACGAAGAACGTCCCGTCGGAACGAGAGCCCTTTCCATTCAACTCACCGCTTCTTCCTCAAGAACGCCGGCACATCGAGATCTTCCCCTTCAAAGAGACTCGGCGATGCACCCTCAAACTTCCCACGCGGGCCGCCTTCGAAGCTGAGCTCGGGCTGTCCCTTGCCACCGGCCCGAGCCTTCACGGGCACGACCGGCTTCTCCGGGGCCGAGGGGTCTTCCATGCCGGCGAAGACATCGTCGAGATCATCGAAAACGCCGGGAAGGACCACCGGCTTCTCATCCTTGGTAAGAACGACCGGTTCGGCCTCGGGTTCTTCCTCCGGAGCCGCAGGCTCTTCGTCCTCGATGGTGAAGAAGGCGGGCGACTCCTCTTCTGGTGCATCTTCCATCTCCGGCATCTCGGGGAATTCGTCTTCCACCGCAGGCTCCGCCACGGACTTGTAATTCACCATCTCCTCCACCTTGCCGGCGAAGTCGTCGCTATCGGCGCGTTCTGCTGCAGGACTGGCATCGATGGTAAAGGGCGATGGCTCAGGCTCGGCAAACGGCGTGGCCTCTTCCACCGGCGGGGCAGGAGCAGGCTTCGGCTTGGTCGTAAATTCAGCCACCACCGGCTTGGTCTCCTCGAACAAGCTGGCCGCGGCGATTGCCTTGGCGACGGAGGCGGGAGGCGCGCTCTTCTTCACCGGCACCGGTGCCGGCTCGGGCGCACGCACCGGTTCAGGAGCACGGACCGGTTCAGGAGCACGGACCGCCTCACGGACGGGTTCACGAACCGGCGGCGGCGGGGCCACGGCGACTGCGACCGGTTCCTCTTCCTCCTCTTCCTCCTCTTCGGGTTCATCCATGGAGAAGCCAACGGTCGGCTCTAACAGCGCAGGCCTCTCCATCGGTGAAGTGCGGGTCGCATGCAGACGATCCTCGGGCAGCGAGCTGACCATCGTGATGCTCAGGCTCTCGCCCATGGTCGGATCGACGGCCGCGCCGAAAAGCACGTGTGCTTTGTCCGGGACGTGCTTCGAGAGGCTCTGCATCAGCAGCTCGATTTCATAGAGCGTTAGATCCTGACCACCGCAGAGGTGGACAAGCACGCTCTCGGCATCGCGCAGCAAAGCCCCTTGGTCGAGCAGCGGGCTGTTGAGCGCATTGCGCAGCGCCTTCTGGGCGCGGTCCTTGCCGCTGGCGATGCCCGAGCCGAAGAGACAGCGCGAGCGCGTGGTGCGCAGCGCGGTCATCAGGTCGTCGAGGCCCACGTTGATCAGACCCGGGCGGATCACCAGGCGGATCACCGCCTTGATGCTCTCCGAGATCATCCGGTCGGCGGCGGCGAAGGCTTCGTGGATTCCTTGCTTCGCCAGCACGAGATCGCCCATGCGGGTATTGTCGAAAGTAACCAGCGCATTCGAAAGCACGGCCAACTCGTTGAGCGAGGTATCCGCCTGATCGCGGCGACGGCGACCTTCAAAGCTGAACGGCATCGTGGCGAAGACGACGACAAACGCCCCTTCTTCCCGCGCGATGCGGCAGATGATGGGCGCGGCACCGGAGCCCGTGCCACCGCCAAGGCCCACGCAGAGGAACACGATCTTGCGGCCCTTCAGCGCGGCACGGATCTCGCTTTCGGCTTCCAGGATTGCCTGCTGGCCGAGCTCCGGGTCGCCGCCGCAGCCGAGGCCCTTGGTCAGATTGCGGCCGAGCTGGATGCGCTCGCGGGCGACCGAGCCGGACAGCGTGCGAATGTCGGTGTTCACCGCCAGCATCTCCGCGCCGTCCATGCCGTCGAGGACGACCCGGTCGAGCATGTTGGTCCCGGCACCGCCGAGGCCGACGATTTTCACGGAGGACGATGGGATGGTGTTCTGGGGGTCGCGTGGGAATTCGATCATGTCAGGGATGGCGGCCGCGCCGCCGGGGTATGTTTATTTTGAGAAGGGCCAGAGGCGGCGCAGGAAGCCGCGCTTCGGTTCACGTTCGGCCTCGATGATCTGTGCATAGCGGATCAGGCCGATCGCGGTGGTGAACTGGGGGTCCTTGAAATTCGCTTGCACACCGCTGAGTTCCGGCGGCTCGGGACGGTAGATGTCGCGCTTGAAAATATCGTGCGCCAGCTCGCCGAAGCCGCGCATCAGGCTGCTGCCACCGGACAGGAAGACGCCGGTGCCTACTCGCTCCATCGCCCCGTCAGGCAGGCGGCGCAGCAGCAGCTTCAGCGTTTCCTCCATGCGCTGGCGGATGATGTCATTGAGAAGCTGGCGCTTCACCTCCGCCTCGGCGAAGCCCTTGTCGTCCGAGACCTTGATGACGCCCACCGAGCGAGCCGGGTCAGCGGAAGCGTCGCCCTCGCGGACCTTGAGCATCTCGGCCTTTGAGAAGGCGAGGCCGGTGACGAGGTGGATGTCATTCGTGATGTGATCGCCGCCGACCGGGATGCAGCCGGACGCCTCGATCGCACCGTCGAGATAAAGTACGTAGTCCGTCGTACCACCGCCCACATCGATGACCAGCGCGCCGCGCTCCTTCGACTCGCGGTCGAGCGCGACCTGGGCCGAGGCGATGGGAGCGAAGACCAGGTCATCGATGTCCAGCGGCATCTCGCGGACGCACTTGATCTGGTTCTCGATCCGCGAGCGGATCCCGTGGATCACGTGGAAGTCGGCATCCACCGTCTTGCCGGAAAGCCCGACCGGCGAGGTCGCGTGCTCGAAGCCATCGACGCCGAAGCGGCGGATGATGTGGTGGAGGTAAACGTGGTCCGCCGGGATCGCCACGGCACGGGCGATTTCCTTCGCCTCCTGGACGTGGGCCTGGGCGATGACCGATTCGTCATCGGGCAGGCGGAAGCTGCCGCGGTTGTTCACCCCATGGATATGCGCACCGGTGACCGAGAGATAGACGCTGCCGATTTCGACATCGCTGGCATCCTCGGCTTTCACCAGTGCATCCTTGAGGCAGGCGCGGACCTGCGGGAAGTCGTAGATCTCGCCCTTGCGCACGCCCACGGACTTCGACTGGCCGACCCCGAGGATTTTCACGGAGCCGTCCGACTTCACCTCTCCGACCACCATGCAGATCTTGCTGGTGCCGATTTCAAGGCCGACGTGGATCTTCGAGCGAGGCATGGGGTGATTCAGCGATTGAGGAGATTCTGCAAGTCGCGCGAGCGGCGGTCAGGTGTGGCGACTGGCGCAGGTTCGTCGATCAAAATGGCACGCGGCGTGCCCTCCCCGCGGAGAATGACCGGGATATTGCGCTCGGGGATGAGTTCGATCGACGCGATCTGCTGGTCCTGAGTGCGGGCGTGTTCCAACGCGGAGCGCAGGTCGCCCATCTGCCGTTCGTGATCGCCGAGGCCGAAGGAAGCGGTGGTCCCGTCATGGGAAACCAGCTCCAGCGACCACGTGCGGCTTTGCCGGAGCGTGTCGATCCACTGGTCCGCACCCTCGATCTCAGTGCAGGCGACCTGATAGAGACGCATCAGGCGGTCGAATTCGGGATGCACCACCTGCTTCCCGGCAACTGGCATCTCGCCACCTTCGCCAAGCTGGAGCACCGGCAATCCGGCCGCCTTGTCGAGCAGGGCAGGCGGGCAGTGGAAAGCGAAACCGCTCCGATTGACGACCAATCCCTGCTGCGGATCGCGCGCGGGAATGCCGTGCGACGGAGAGGATATCCATGCGCGCGGCTCCCGGGCCGCGGCGTCAACGATCAGCGTGCCCGGGAATTCGCGGCGGACCTTCGCATAGGCAATCTCGGGCAATGCCTGCAACTTCGACTCGATCACGGCGACATCGCAGTCGAAAAGGCTGCCATTCAAATCAATGCCGGCCACCTGGACGAGCCGACGTTCGTCAATCGCGGGGTTCGGCGTCAGCTCGATCGCCTGCAGCCGGAACTCCTCGTTCTCCAGCAATCCACGACGGATGCCGTACTTCACGCCCCACACCGTCCCGCCGAGGAAGGCGAGGATCACGACAAACCGCACCATCTTGCGGCAGCTCTTCAAGACGCTGAACCAGACGATGCGCGGCGAAACGACCTTCGCCTGAAGCTCGATCACTTGGCGGCGATGTTGGACGCGGGAGGTACGGCGCTTGATGAACATGGTGAGGTGGGTGGGGGTCCAGTGTTCAGGTTTCAGGCACGCAAGGCCAACGAAAGCTCCGCAATTTTGAGGCAAAGCGCGGTGAAATCGATTCCATGGGCAGCGGCGGACTTCGGCAGCAGGCTCGTTTCCGTCATGCCTGGGATGGTGTTGGCTTCGAGCACGAAGGGATTGCCAGCCGCATCGAGCAGGACATCGACGCGCGAGTAAACTTCAATGCCCAGCGAACGGTGGCCGGCGAGCGCGGCTTCCAGCACGCGGCGGGTCGTCTCCGCATCCAGATCGGCCGGGCAGTAGTAATCGCTGCCCACCCCGCCGCTCAGCCATGGATACTTGTTGGCCATGTCGTAGAAGCCATCGCGCGGAGCGATGTGGACAATCGGCATGGCGGTGTCGTCGAGGATGCCCACGGTGAGTTCCTTCCCTTCGACAAAGGCTTCGACGAGGATGTCATTGCCATACTTCGCGGCGGTCTCCATGGCGGCCATCGCCTCGGAGGCCTCCTTCACGATCGTCACGCCGACGCTCGATCCTTCGCGCGGCGGCTTCACCACGAATGGCACCGGGATGGTCGGCAGCTTGGGGCCATTCGACACATCGACGATCTCGGAGGCCGGCGTCGGCACGCCCGCGGCGAGGAACTTCTCCTTGGCGAGATTCTTGTCGAAGGCGATGCGGCTGCTGGTGACACCCGCGCCGGTGTAGGGCACGCCCTTGTCCTCCAGGATTTGCTGGAGCTGGCCATCCTCGCCGAAGGTCCCGTGGATCACGTTGTAGGCGAGGCCGGAGCCGGCGGGCAGCTCGAAATCCGCGCCCGCGACATCTACCGCGACCGCGTTGTAGCCGGCCGCTTGTAGCGCCTTGAGCACGGCCTTGCCGGACGCGAGCGAAACCTCGCGTTCAGAGCCGGGGCCGCCCATCAGGACGGCGATGAGAAGATCTTTCGCGATCATATTCAGAAGGTGAATTCGTCGGCGCCGAGGACTTTCACCTCGGTCTCCAGTTCAATGCCGCGGGATTCGCGGGCGACGGCCTTGATGCGCTCGATGACTGCAAGCACTTCGCTTGCCGTCGCGCCGCCGCCATTGACGATGAAATTCCCATGCACGTCGGAAACGCGGGCCTTGCCCTCGTTGCAACCTTTCAGGCCAAGCTCGTCCACCAGCTTGCCGGCGGGCGTTTCGGCGGGGTTCTTGAAGATGCAGCCGGCGCTTGCCGCCACCGGTTGAGAAGCGCGGCGCTTCGAGCGCGACGCATCCCAACGGCCTTGGATCGCCTCGGCAGTATCGGGCTTGCCTTCGAAGACGGCTTGCAAGGCGAAGTTGCGGCGCAGTTCGGGCACATCTCGGTAGTTCGCCACGATCTCATCGCGGGAGCGGACGCGGATCTCTCCATCCTCATCGAGGAAGATGACGCTCACGACCTGATCGAAAGTCTCGGTGCCCATCGCGCCGGCATTCATGCGCAAGGCCCCGCCGACATTGCCGGGGATGCCTTCCATCCACTCGAAGCCGCCGATACCCGCGGCCTGCGCAACGCTGGCCACCTTCTTCAAGCGCACGCCCGCCCCGGCGATGACCTTGCCGTCCTCGGCGCGGCACTCGGAAAAGACGCCACCGCTGGGATGCACCACCGCGCCGCGGATGCCACCATCGCGAACCAGCAGATTCGAACCGCGGCCCACGACGCGCAACGCGATCCCCCGCTCGCGGCAATGATTCACCACCGCCGCAAACGCCTCGAAGCTATGCGGCTCGATCCAGAACTGCGCCGGGCCCCCGACCAGCATCGTGGTATGGCGGCGCATCGGTTCGTAGAGCTTGGCATCGATCTCGTCGCGCGGGGCGAGGCGCAGGATTTCCTCCAGCACCTTGAGGTCGTTCGCGATCCGCGTGCCGGCCTCATGGACGTTGCCCGCGCCGAGCGTGATCAGCAGATCGCCGGGCTCGAGGAAATTGCCAACCACATGGTGCGCGGTGGCAAGACACGGCAGCGAGACCACATCGCCATCTCCCTGGCGCTTCGCCGCATCGACGATCGTCGCGCCAGTCACGCCGGGAATCGGCAACTCGCTGGCGGGATAGACATCGGTGACGAAGACCTTGTCGGCGGCTTGCAGCACCTTGCCGAAGTCATCAGCCAAGGCCTGCGTCCGCGTGTAACGGTGCGGCTGGAAGAGCACGACCACGCGGCCGGGCTTCAACGAGCGCGCCGTCTGCAGCGTGGCCGCCAGCTCAGTCGGGTGGTGGCCATAGTCATCGACGATCCGCAGGCGCTGCGAGAGATACTTCGTTTCGAAGCGGCGCTTGGCACCCGCAAAGGTATTCAGCGCACGAGACACCAGCCGGAAATCCGCGCCGAGCTTGTCGGCGGTGGCGATCGCGGCGAGCGCATTGAGCACGTTGTGACGGCCGGGGATACCGAGTTCGACATCGCCCAAAATCTCGCCGTTGCGAACTACGGTAAATGCCGTAGCTCCGCGCAGCTCGCGGATTTCCGCGGCGGTATAATCCGCACCGGACCAGCCGTAGCTGACGGCTTGGTCGGACTTCGTCGCAACTTCCGTGGCCACCGCGCACTCCTTGCAATACACCACCGGCCCCGTGGTCTGGCTGACCAGCGTAGCGAAGACCGCCTTGATCTCCTCAAGGTCCTTGTAGTGATCGAGATGCTCGGCCTCGATGTTGAGGATGATCGAGCAGGTGGGATGGTAGAGCGCGAGCGTGCCATCGCTTTCATCCCCTTCCGCCACCATCCACTCGCCGTCTTCCGACCAGCGGGCGTTTGCGCCGAGCACCGGGATTTCCGCGCCGACATAGTGGCTCGGTTGCAGCCCACCCTCGCGCAACGCGTGGGCGACCATCGATGAGGTGGTGGTCTTGCCGTGGGTGCCGGAGACCACGATGCCTTTCCGCGTGTGCAGGATACCCGCGAGGCACTCGGCGCGGCGGATCACCGGAACTTCAGCCGCTTTCGCCGCGGCGTAGGCCGGGTTCTCGGGACGGATGGCCGAGGAGTAAACGACCACGTCCGCGCCTTGCACGGCTTCCGCGGTGTGGGGCGACGAGAAGACCAGCCCGAGCTTTTGCATGCGCTCGGTTTCCCCCGAGGTCACGCGGTCTGAGCCGCTGACGCGGTGGCCCATGCCCATCAGCAGCAGCGCCAGGCCACTCATGCCCGAGCCAGCCACCCCGATCAGGTGGATGCGCAGCGGGTGGTCGCGGTCGGTCAGCTTGGGGCTCAGGTCGTTCATTTCCGGGAAAGGGTCGCTTCGATCGCATCGCAGACCCGCGCGGCAGCGTCGGGCACGGCGAGCGAACGGGCCGCTTGTGCCATGCGGTCGCGGGTTTGCAAGTCGCTCATCAGCGTGGTGACCCTCGCGGCCAATTTCGCAGCATCGAGCGCACCTTCGGGCTCCAAAAACGCGGCGCCGGCTTTTTCAAAAACTTCCGCATTGCGGGTCTGGTGATCGTCCGCGGCGTAGGGAAACGGCACCAGGATCGAGGGCAGCCCGAGAAAGGACAATTCGGTCATGCTCGAGGCCCCGGAGCGCGACAGCACGGCGTCTGAAACCGCATATGCCGACGGCATGTCATCGCAGAAGCCCACCACGCGGTAGCCATCGCGACCGGCCGCTTCTTCCTCGACCCGTGGCTGGTCCAGCGGCCCGGCGATGTGCAGGACCTGCGTGCCTTTCGGAAAATCGCCGAACGCCATCGCTACCAGCGAATTCAAGCGCCGCGCACCTTGGCTGCCGCCGGTAACCATCAGCGTCGGCCGCGACGGATCGAGCCCGAACTTCGCCGCCGCTTCGGCCCGGCTTGGCAGGGTCCGCATTTCCGCGCGCACCGGCGTGCCGGTCGGAACCACATCCTTGCCCGGGAAAAAGCTCCGCGCCGGCTCCATCCCGATGAAGACCTTGCGGCAAAATTTCGCTGTCAGCCGGTTCGCCTTGCCGGGGAGTGCATTCGAGTCGTGCACGAAGGCCGGAAGACCGGCCCGCTTCGCCGCCCAGCAGGGTGGCAACGAGGTGAAGCCTCCCATGCCGAGCACGGCGTCGGCCTTGAACTCCTTCAGCAAGGAGCCGCAGCGACCGGTCGTGCGCCAGAGCTTCCACAGGAAGGGCAGCATCTTCGGCGAAAAGGTCGCCGGCTTGCCGATCGCGGGGACCGTTTCAAACCGGTACTGCGGGTATTTCCGGCGCGCTTCCTGGTCGATCTTCTTCTCGGAGACCAGCAGCAGCACCTCCCGGCCGCGACCCGTCCATTCTTCCGCCACCGCCAATCCGGGGAAAAGATGACCTCCCGTGCCGCCGCACGCGATTACCAACGACGTTTTCCCGCCTGAATGCTCCATAAATCCGGTGTCCCGAGACCCCCGGCCAAGGTGCCGCGCGGCCACGGCAAAGAATGCAACATTTCTTGATTATCAAGGCAATCGCCAAAACGGCCGCCGACAAGCTTTTGGCAAGCTGCCCCACTGACCCCGGAATTCGCTCCGGTCGCACCCGCATCAACCAAGACTCCCGAATTGTGTCAAAGAGCCAGAATCGCCCGAATGAATCCGAACGAGTCCGATTTTGACACCCATGTGGTGAAATTCCATTGAACCACCATACCTACGACTCGAAATCACCGCAAATTAGATTGTTAACATATCCTTACCAAATTCGCATTTGGACTGATTTTCAATACTTTACAGAACCAAATCACCCTCAAACCTGAAAATCCGAAAAAGGGAAACATATATCCTGCTACGTGATCACGTACCACGAAAGGCCTTGTCGAGACGAGGCATTGAGTGTTGGATCACGCCGTTCCCAGCGAACAACCTGAAGCGAAGGTTCCCCCCGACCAGAGACTCAGGCGTCAGACGAACCGACCGTGGGAATTCCCCCGATCCCAAGGCCGGTTCGTCCGAGAAAGCCGGCTTGCTTCCCCCCAGAGAACAAGCCGGAAGATTTCCCCCGACAGTGTGTGTGTTAGTGTGTGTTGTCAGCCGCCCGGCGGGTCAATTCCCCCGATCCGCCGGGCGGCTTGCTCTCCCAACCAAAGCAGGCCCCCGCCGCCGCTATCCCCCTCACACAACACCCCCTCTTTCCCGTGCCAGAGGCATCCTGGCACCCGGCTCCCTCCTTCAAGGCGACGCCCTCTCCGTCCCAACGGGACGGCTCATAAAAGCCTGGCACGAAGTGCCAAGTAAGGCGGACGAGCGGATCGAGTCACAACGTGACGCCTCATGCTTCAAACGGCTGCATTCCCGGCCCGGCTCCGGACCTCCGTCGGATGGCGCTCTGCGTCGGACAAATACGGGGCCAGCCCATCGGCGGGACCTTTGGGTCAAACCGCCGCACCCCGCATAAGGTCTCCCGTTGGGAGACCAAGTCCTTGACGGAGTTTCCCGGCAATGCGTGCCGGGCTACTATGAACCGTCCCGTTGGGACGAAGAGGGTCACCGGGGACACACGCCCTCTCTCACTCCGGCAACCGCTCCGCCCGCCGCGCCCGCCGCTCAAAAAGCTGCGTCTCCACGTAGCCAGCCGACTTCGCCCACTCGATCGCCTTTCCAAAATCCCGCGCCACGTCACTAGGCGCATGGGCATCGGAGGAAATCACCAGCGGCACCCCCGCCTGACACGCCAACTCCAGAAACTGCGGGTGCGGATAAGCCTCGGCACACGGCTTGTGCCACCCCGCGGTATTCAACTCGATCACCCCGCCCGCGGCCGCAATCGCCTCAATCGCCGGCTCATAAAAGCGCGCCAAGTCACCCGGCGGCCGGTGGGAGAATTTCTTGATGAGATCCGGGTGACCGAGGATGTCGAACAGCCCGCTCT
This genomic interval from Luteolibacter arcticus contains the following:
- the murG gene encoding undecaprenyldiphospho-muramoylpentapeptide beta-N-acetylglucosaminyltransferase, with amino-acid sequence MEHSGGKTSLVIACGGTGGHLFPGLAVAEEWTGRGREVLLLVSEKKIDQEARRKYPQYRFETVPAIGKPATFSPKMLPFLWKLWRTTGRCGSLLKEFKADAVLGMGGFTSLPPCWAAKRAGLPAFVHDSNALPGKANRLTAKFCRKVFIGMEPARSFFPGKDVVPTGTPVRAEMRTLPSRAEAAAKFGLDPSRPTLMVTGGSQGARRLNSLVAMAFGDFPKGTQVLHIAGPLDQPRVEEEAAGRDGYRVVGFCDDMPSAYAVSDAVLSRSGASSMTELSFLGLPSILVPFPYAADDHQTRNAEVFEKAGAAFLEPEGALDAAKLAARVTTLMSDLQTRDRMAQAARSLAVPDAAARVCDAIEATLSRK